cttctttttcggcTCGTATCgtgatgttaaagaaactgtgagcaacttttgaaatgaatattattatttatgttagatttcaaataatgtggtaatcaaagggaagtgtatttaatgttaaaactattgtaagatgtgaaaattgcaatttatacacttggtccatacgtaggtaatgcattaggatatgtgaagtagaaaacctgtggtgaataccctacctgtaggggagcgggaaaaggtggaggcaggcgaggcgggaaaacgcacactggcgcggttcgacacaacgggctcagtataacagttggaggcgagcaacagtcggagttgggcatcggtcagacgaacacgtactgtaccgaggaggctacccaggaaaagtggattccattgagcctcggatgaaccgattccgacgactacttggcatggctatattctgaggcacaaaattggaaagattacgacgctaagaagatggaaagtgccgatgttgtgtgagccttagccgtgcttgtatgtgtgccgtgctgcccgctatctcgctgcccgccaaccgccgggcacaggtcaaacatttatttcatctttagaagtgtatctgtgtggaccagtgtcgaaactgtttctaactgttcaataataacgtgacttttaccagaattgccttagccattactgatcctgatcactgtcctagacagggtccttacctcgtattgtacaacccgagtatcctgaactgaaagtttaatgttagtgttaacgaaaattatcagcagattaatctgtgcaataaagaagtttaaagttctgtgtgttattgcaaatgttggtaaagaacaaaagtatgactaaattggaagagagtttttctgaattgagttagcgatattatttaattaatttgagacagaaataatgacagttaaattattcagaaataagacaaaagagtagttatccatagattgacaattttgagtgttaatttgccttcagtacttaatagtttcattacaatgaccataacagtttcagggccctccccttctcttgtccattctttcaaaccttgaaatgtgttgatcggATTTGACCAGttaagctaaattctatattaattctaagtgtattagtgtgttccacccttaatagtgacattgtgtgtgtactttcaaaattgtcgatgctagggcaatctatgcccgattccagtgtgatcaatatacaaaatgcagttcgtagtaatcattgctgtgtggtgttgtgtaaatttagctcgtccaaattagtacaaaaggagaaaattttagttcagtggatttttccggttccaaaccttgccatataacgcatcattactacgtgttactatgcttgtacatgcacccacttgtacaaggaaaaactcactcattgcctaagtaggctggcgaccgaattgttaattataggtagtatctactgtgtgtacttcttgtccatgcgaaagagtaattatactttacatttgcttgatgcatcactgtagttattgactgagtataagtccgatactgcttccattaggtacatgcggtcaacttatgtactaaaatccttgtttataaggtgaagcccgtgaacgtattacagtacaggctttatagagctaacgtacgtccgagcagggaggTAGCGTTACAAGCTCCAAAGAAAATGTCATAGAATCACAACATATCTCACGTTAGAATATGCATGATAAATAAATTTATGTGTATTATAGACCACTGAAGATGACTAACGTTAGTAACTGGAGCTTGTCTGGCACTCAAGAATAAATTTTCAGTTGCAAAGACAGAAGTTTTGTTATCTTCATGATAAAACATAACTGAAGTTATTATTAGCAACTGAggaaaatggctgcaaatattaagAATATTAATTAAGTGTATTACTGAAAAAGTCTCAGAGTTCAGAGCAGTTTGTCTTACTAAAAGTTTCAGTGAATTATTACCAATTGAGCGCAGTAATTCTTTGGTGGATAGATTGCACTTGTACAGGAACAACTCCATAATAAAATTCAATTATGTTCTTGAATATAAGTTGTTCCTACTGGTGTGATACGACATCGGCGCCATTGTTTTAAATCTTCACAACAGCTCTTGAATATTCTCAATGTTCACGTACTGTTTGATTACACACTACGGTCAATCAACAACTTCAGTGTTAATAATTCAGGGTAGATGCATTGCAAATCCATGCACCTTAATCCAGGTCTGTGGCGCTGCTGCCACATGGCCTCCAATCGCCGAGTCCAGACACTTGCCTATGTTTATGTTTGCAGAGGAATGGCTGGTCTCACAGCAGCATGCTCTCAGTCGGTGACCACAGTTACTACCAGAgcatcatttttttctctctacccaCCTCTATCTCACTCTGAGACTGCCCTCTCTTACTCTGTCCGGCGTTCACATATATGGAATGAATGATAGCTCGATCATAACTTAGTGTGGCCGATAATGTGAAATGGCTCATCGAGGTCCTGGTGCAATTCACTTTGTGATCCACTCCTGCAGTTTCTTTACATGGGCATCAGTCCTTTTTCGTCGCGTGTTATTTACTGTGACAATACTTTAATTCCTAGAGAGCAATTATTCTGTGTACTTTAACATTTACTTTTAACTACGGCTTTCCCCTTTCACTATTCTTTCCAGAGGAATGTGCAATGTTTTGAAATATCTTTGCACTTGGCCTTCTGTATTCTTCCTGATAATGGTAAAATAGATCCACAGACATACTTCACAGTGTTCAGTGCTGTGACAGTTTCTTGACGTATTTAAGTTCCTCCGACTTGCTAGTTGGTGCTAGCACTGGTGATTCCTTCCCACTTAGGAGATGCAGCGAGTCAATGAGTGGCCATGAGTTACAGAAGAGAACGCTCTGGCGTCGGACAATGAAACAGTAACCACTTGGAGCTAGCTTCTGGGGGCTGTGGGCAACAGTACTAGGACAAGACATTGCTTCCATCACCAGGCCTCGAGTGGCACATCAACTGGAATTGTTTACATCCTGGAGTGACTGGCTGAGGGAACTGACTGGCGAGCAGTAGCGGCTGGGATGATAGGTGCTGCTTTCCTGCTAGAAGCCAGTGATAACAACCCATTCTCATAGAAGTTCTGAGCAGCCGCTATTGTCATTAGTATGGGAAGTTAAAGGAATCAAACAATATTCAAAAATCCAGTGACAAAAGACAGCAAGAAGGAAGCAGCTGAGTCCGAAATCAGCTGCTCAAGACACAGCAATAAAGGAGGCGGCAGGGTGGAGTTGATCCCGAGTTAGCAGTGACATGTTATCAACACAAGGCATGGGCGAGCCGACGGTCTTAGCTTCAGAGAAGGTCATGACGACAGAACCCAGGCTGATACTAGCTACTATGTGTGCTCTTGAATGGTGGTATACAAGAAGAATGCTATGTTGGTTGTGCTCGACATAAAATTTTGATTGTACAGACACCAGTGTCTGGCTGTGTTTCAGCTTATGCTGTGCCAGTTGTTATACTACCAAAACAGAAGGGTTGCTCTAAGGCCTAATGTTATTACCTGAAATAAGTTTCAGTAAGAGAAGGTTTTGCGTGAATAAAATCCTAAGGGTTATTAACTGCTTTTATCTTGTGACTTCTGTTACTGATCTTGATAAACTACTGGTCTAGTTAATTTTGTCCTGTGGCCAGTTCTTTTATTGCTTCTATGCGCTTTTAAGTATAAGTTCATGATTAACTTTTGTTAGTTTTATTTATAATAGTTTTTGGGGCTTTGGTTTGTTtactctatcatcatcatcatcaggatttaCTTCTAGCGAGCCAAGTAGATACTTGGTGAACGATATGCCTCTATTGATTTCTGTTCTTGTACAGCAtttccctctccactacatcccTTGTTACTTCTCTAGACatcttccttaacctggtctgtCCATCTCATTCTAGGCTGCCCAattggtcttcttcctggtacctccatctccaaatactggcgtGGAGTTCAAGTCGGctgcattcgcttcacatgaccgCACCACTTCAATCTCAAGGCACTCGTCCTCTCCTCTGAAGTCaatgtcacctgcaggtctctccttacaTAATCATTCCTGACTCTGTCTCTCCTAGATTTTTGTAGAGCTGACGTAAGGAACTTCATCtcacatgcttgtatttgactTTCTCTCTTATTTACGACAGAGGCGTCTCGACTACACATCATGATTGACAGGAGGTTTGTAAATGGTCAGATTGGCTCTTGGTGGGACTTCCTTTTCCTAGATTAGATTTCGTGGTTGGTGGAAAAATCGTTTTGTTGTCCTGTTTAAGACTTCTAGTTTGGAACTTCCATTGCCTGATATGATACTAAGCAGATAATTGAAGCTTTTCACACATTCAACCTTCTCCCCCTCCAGTATGATGTTATAAGGTGTGGGTGTCCTGCTCGtcttcattgccactgtcttgtacctactcacagttaacttgaattttttacattttgtgtTCCAGTAATCTAGTCTTCTCTGAACCTTCAAtcatcagcagaaacaaaagcattgagatcttcattttcttcttccttgatttctttcatgattgtgtgcgtaagtgtaatgaagagtaaaggCGAGAGCGaactgccttgctgaacacctctctttgtCTTAAAATATTTTGATATTCCACCTCCTACCTGTACACTGCTCTCACACTGTACAGCATCTGgactttttaaattaatgaatgaaGAACATTTCCATATTTTATCCCTtggtacactgtcatatgctttttccacATCCACAAATACTACTATtaagtcccttccttcttcccaaTACTTCTATATTAACTGACAGTGGGAGAAAATGAGATCTATTGTTCCCCTCTTACTTCTGAACCCATGCAGTTGTTCCTCTAACTTGTGTTCTAGAAGTTTCCGCAATCTTTTTTCTATGACTTTTCGATTGTCTTAAGGCAGTATGATAACAGTGTGATTCCGCGGTAGTTGATGCATTTCTGTCTACTACCGTTCATGAACAATGGTACTATAATTCCTTTTTGCCATTCatctggcactttttttttctttctatatcACCCCCATCACCTGGTGTAACCATTCTATTCCATGGATTCCTGCAGCTTTAATCATATCCGCTGTCAGCTCATGTACTCGAGCTGCCTTCCCACTTTTCATCTGTTTCACGGAATTCTCAGTTTCTAACCAAGAGATTGGATCCCGCTCCTCAACTAATTCAATGACTTCGGTGTCACTTTCTTGTGCACCTCCCCATTCAATAAGATTTCAGAATAATTCTTCATCTCTTCTCTGATATCTTCCATGTCCCTGATAATATCCCCATCTTCTATTTCAATCGCTTGTATGTCCTCTCTATCAGATGTTTTACTTTTCATTAACCTATATAACAGTTCTTGGTTCCCTTTGCTCTCCTGATCTAGCTCCTGGATGAATATTTCCCAactcttctccttttcttctttcacaattctCTTTGCTTGGAGTTTCTTTCGTTGGTAATCCTTCTCCAGTGTTTTCACCTTGTGTTCATCTTTTGGCACCAGCACCTGGTTGTGATTTCTTTTTTCAAACTCCATGTTTTTCCTTGCCATATTACGATATTTATTTGCGTCTTTTACTCTACTGTCCCACCAACTGGTTTGTTTGTCTCTCATTTTACTCTTTGTTTTGCCACATATCTGCAAAGCACTGTTAACTATTGATGTTTTAAATAGGATCCACTCTTCCTCCTCACTGTCCCTTTCAGTTTTTGGCAATTTTTGTGCTACTAGATTTTggaaacttttcttattttcttcttctttcatcttCCGCTCCTCAATTTTTGGTATTCTTTGTACCGCATTCAAACTTTTTATCTTACAATTTAGGTCAGCTACTAGCAACCTGTGGTTACTGTCCAAGTACTCACTTTGTATGACTTTAGAGTCTTTTACTTTTCCTCCAATTAGTTTGTCTGTTAGTATATAGTCTGTAACTGTCCTAGATTTTCCATCCCAGCCATGTCTAGTAATCTCATGGCTATCATGTTTCTCGAAGAATGTATTCTTCACTAAAAGACGATTCTTTATGCATAGATTTAGAATTTCTTCACCCTCAACATTTCGTCTTCCATATCGAAAACGGCCCATCACCTCCTCATATTCATTTCTATCCGTGCCCATCTGAGCATTCATATCCCCATTCATTACAATGTTATCTTCTCTTACTTGGTCTTCCAGTTCTTCCTGGAATTTCCTTTTTTCTTCCTCACCCCACCCTTTCTGGGGTGTGTACACTTGGAGTATAGTAAAACTATTCTTTCCCAAGATCACCCTTGATCTAATTATCCTTTCACTCACAAAGTTCACATCTGTAACTTAGTCAATGTCTTTGTGAAACACAAACCCCACTCAGTTTTTGCCTCTTTATTGTGACCCTGCTAGTATAGTTATCATCCACCTCTCAAGAATTTAGAGGTTTTTGCCGTCCACTTGGTCTCACTCAACACAAGCACACGAATCTTTCTCCTCTCTATCATGTCTACAATCTCTTCAGTCTTTCTTGTCAAAGTTATTACATTAATGTTCCCACCTT
This genomic interval from Schistocerca serialis cubense isolate TAMUIC-IGC-003099 chromosome 8, iqSchSeri2.2, whole genome shotgun sequence contains the following:
- the LOC126416963 gene encoding uncharacterized protein LOC126416963 — its product is MGRFRYGRRNVEGEEILNLCIKNRLLVKNTFFEKHDSHEITRHGWDGKSRTVTDYILTDKLIGGKVKDSKVIQSEYLDSNHRLLVADLNCKIKSLNAVQRIPKIEERKMKEEENKKSFQNLVAQKLPKTERDSEEEEWILFKTSIVNSALQICGKTKSKMRDKQTSWWDSRVKDANKYRNMARKNMEFEKRNHNQVLVPKDEHKVKTLEKDYQRKKLQAKRIVKEEKEKSWEIFIQELDQESKGNQELLYRLMKSKTSDREDIQAIEIEDGDIIRDMEDIREEMKNYSEILLNGEVHKKVTPKSLN